A single genomic interval of Cucumis sativus cultivar 9930 chromosome 5, Cucumber_9930_V3, whole genome shotgun sequence harbors:
- the LOC101214668 gene encoding thioredoxin H1 — protein sequence MNDMGKVVSCHTVRSWKQQLLKAKQCNKLVVVNFTATWCAPCRGMAPVLEDLANKMSNNVTFLKVDVDELMSVASEYGVGALPSFQFFKNGKLVDKFVGARKDVLHKTVSKHVA from the exons ATGAATGATATGGGGAAAGTAGTTTCATGCCACACAGTTCGTTCTTGGAAGCAACAGCTCCTCAAAGCCAAACAATGCAACAAATTg GTCGTCGTGAATTTTACCGCAACATGGTGTGCCCCGTGTCGTGGCATGGCTCCTGTTCTTGAAGATTTAGCGAATAAAATGAGTAATAATGTTACATTTTTGAAAGTGGACGTTGACGAACTCATG AGTGTTGCCAGTGAGTACGGAGTGGGAGCCCTTCCCTCGTTTCAATTCTTCAAGAACGGAAAATTAGTGGACAAGTTCGTAGGAGCAAGGAAAGATGTTTTGCACAAAACTGTATCCAAACATGTTGCATga